The proteins below come from a single Burkholderia sp. FERM BP-3421 genomic window:
- a CDS encoding FAD-linked oxidase C-terminal domain-containing protein: MNAPDALPADARAQRQREVVQALMAVLPTHCLLYRDEDTAAYECDALSAYRRLPLAVALPETESQVQRIVQICRRMDVPIVPRGAGTSLSGGALPIALGVVLSLARFKRIVEVDPYARTATVQPGVRNLSISEAAAPYGLYYAPDPSSQIACTIGGNVAENSGGVHCLKYGLTVHNVLRVRAVTIDGEIVEFGSLALDTPGLDLLAVTIGSEGMFAIITEVTVRLIPKPQTAQLVMASFDDVVKGGEAVAAIIAAGIIPAGLEMMDKPATQAVESFTHAGYDLDAAALLLCESDGTPEEVAEEVVRVTAVLREHGATRIQVSRTEAERLRFWSGRKNAFPAAGRISPDYYCMDGTVPRRAIGPLLARIEQLEGRYGLRCINVFHAGDGNMHPLILFNANDPDELHRAELFGADILETCVEFGGTVTGEHGVGTEKLNSMCVQFSPQERDAFFAVKRAFDPPGLLNPDKGIPTRARCAEYGRLHVRGGLLPHPDLPRF; the protein is encoded by the coding sequence ATGAACGCCCCCGACGCATTGCCGGCCGACGCGCGCGCCCAGCGCCAGCGCGAAGTCGTGCAGGCCCTGATGGCGGTGCTGCCGACGCACTGTCTGCTGTACCGCGACGAGGACACCGCCGCCTATGAATGCGACGCACTGTCGGCCTACCGCCGCCTGCCGCTCGCGGTCGCGCTGCCCGAAACCGAATCGCAGGTGCAGCGGATCGTGCAGATCTGCCGGCGCATGGACGTGCCGATCGTGCCGCGCGGCGCGGGCACGAGCCTGTCGGGCGGCGCGCTGCCGATCGCGCTCGGCGTCGTGCTGTCGCTCGCGCGCTTCAAGCGGATCGTCGAGGTCGACCCGTACGCGCGCACGGCCACCGTGCAGCCCGGCGTGCGCAACCTGTCGATCTCCGAGGCCGCCGCACCCTACGGCCTCTACTACGCGCCCGATCCCTCGTCGCAGATCGCCTGCACGATCGGCGGCAATGTCGCGGAGAATTCGGGCGGCGTCCATTGCCTCAAGTACGGGCTGACCGTCCACAACGTGCTGCGCGTGCGCGCGGTGACGATCGACGGCGAGATCGTCGAGTTCGGCTCGCTCGCGCTCGACACGCCCGGCCTCGACCTGCTCGCCGTGACGATCGGCAGCGAAGGCATGTTCGCGATCATCACCGAGGTCACGGTGCGCCTGATCCCGAAGCCGCAGACCGCCCAGCTCGTGATGGCGAGCTTCGACGACGTCGTGAAGGGCGGCGAGGCGGTCGCCGCGATCATCGCGGCCGGCATCATCCCGGCCGGCCTCGAGATGATGGACAAGCCCGCGACGCAGGCGGTCGAGTCGTTCACGCACGCGGGCTACGACCTCGACGCGGCGGCGCTCCTGCTGTGCGAATCGGACGGCACGCCCGAGGAGGTCGCGGAGGAGGTCGTGCGCGTGACCGCGGTGCTGCGCGAGCACGGCGCGACGCGGATCCAGGTGTCGCGCACCGAGGCCGAGCGGCTGCGCTTCTGGTCCGGGCGCAAGAACGCGTTCCCGGCGGCGGGCCGGATCTCGCCCGACTACTACTGCATGGACGGCACCGTGCCGCGCCGCGCGATCGGGCCGCTGCTCGCGCGCATCGAGCAGCTGGAGGGGCGCTACGGGCTGCGGTGCATCAACGTGTTCCATGCGGGCGACGGCAACATGCACCCGCTGATCCTGTTCAACGCCAACGATCCCGACGAGCTGCACCGCGCCGAGCTGTTCGGCGCGGACATCCTGGAGACCTGCGTCGAATTCGGCGGCACGGTGACGGGCGAGCACGGCGTCGGCACGGAAAAGCTGAACTCGATGTGCGTGCAGTTCTCGCCGCAGGAGCGCGATGCGTTCTTCGCGGTCAAGCGGGCCTTCGATCCGCCCGGGCTCCTCAATCCCGACAAGGGCATCCCGACCCGCGCGCGCTGCGCCGAATACGGCCGCCTGCACGTACGCGGCGGCCTGCTGCCGCACCCCGACCTGCCGCGCTTCTGA
- a CDS encoding FAD-binding oxidoreductase has product MTPPPARPRPPFPPALLDALVATLGERVSTAEAVRTQHGRDESPFDPVPPDAVAFARSADEVREVVRLCARHGVPVIPYGAGSSLEGHLLAVRGGVSLDVSGMDRVLSIDAEDLTVTVEPGISRKTLNDALRDTGLFFPIDPGADASIGGMTATRASGTNAVRYGTMRENVLGLTAVLADGRVVRTGTRARKSSAGYDLTRLFVGSEGTLGVITEITLRLHPLPEAVSAAVCAFPSMGAAVRTVIETIQLGVPIARVEFIDALAVRSINRHAHLSLAEAPTLFFEFHGTEAGVKEQAETVQTLAAQHDGRDFAWATRPEERSRLWAARHNAFFAMLQLKPGCRAVTTDVCVPISQLAACVEETELDLRASSLPCPIVGHVGDGNFHVAILIDPARPEELAEAEALNQRIVERALRMGGTCTGEHGVGLHKMRFLALEHGENALDAMRAIKLALDPHNLMNPGKIFTTDA; this is encoded by the coding sequence ATCACCCCGCCCCCGGCCCGGCCCCGCCCTCCGTTCCCGCCCGCCCTCCTCGACGCGCTCGTCGCGACGCTCGGCGAACGCGTGTCGACCGCCGAGGCGGTGCGCACCCAGCACGGCCGCGACGAATCGCCGTTCGATCCGGTGCCGCCCGACGCCGTCGCGTTCGCCCGCAGCGCCGACGAGGTCCGCGAGGTGGTGCGGCTGTGCGCGCGGCACGGCGTGCCGGTGATTCCGTACGGCGCGGGCTCGTCGCTCGAAGGCCACCTGCTCGCGGTGCGCGGCGGCGTGTCGCTCGACGTGTCCGGCATGGACCGGGTGCTGTCGATCGACGCGGAGGACCTGACCGTCACCGTCGAGCCCGGCATTTCCCGCAAGACCCTCAACGACGCGCTGCGCGACACCGGCCTGTTCTTCCCGATCGATCCGGGCGCGGACGCGAGCATCGGCGGCATGACCGCGACCCGCGCGTCCGGCACCAACGCCGTGCGCTACGGCACCATGCGTGAAAACGTGCTCGGGCTCACCGCGGTGCTCGCCGACGGCCGCGTGGTGCGAACCGGCACGCGCGCGCGCAAGTCGTCGGCCGGCTACGACCTGACGCGCCTGTTCGTCGGCTCCGAGGGCACGCTCGGCGTGATCACCGAGATCACGCTGCGCCTGCACCCGCTGCCCGAAGCCGTATCGGCCGCGGTCTGCGCGTTCCCGTCGATGGGCGCGGCGGTGCGCACCGTGATCGAAACCATCCAGCTCGGCGTGCCGATCGCGCGCGTCGAATTCATCGATGCGCTCGCGGTCCGCTCGATCAATCGCCACGCGCACCTGTCGCTCGCCGAGGCGCCCACGCTGTTCTTCGAATTCCACGGCACCGAGGCCGGCGTCAAGGAGCAGGCCGAGACCGTGCAGACGCTCGCCGCCCAGCACGACGGCCGCGATTTCGCCTGGGCGACGCGCCCCGAGGAGCGCAGCCGGCTCTGGGCCGCGCGCCACAACGCGTTCTTCGCGATGCTGCAACTGAAGCCCGGCTGCCGCGCCGTGACCACCGACGTCTGCGTGCCGATCTCGCAGCTCGCCGCCTGCGTCGAGGAAACCGAACTCGACCTGCGCGCCTCGTCGCTGCCGTGCCCGATCGTCGGTCACGTCGGCGACGGCAATTTTCATGTCGCGATCCTGATCGATCCCGCGCGGCCCGAGGAACTGGCCGAGGCGGAGGCGCTCAACCAGCGGATCGTCGAGCGCGCGCTGCGGATGGGCGGCACCTGCACCGGCGAGCACGGCGTCGGGCTGCACAAGATGCGCTTCCTCGCGCTCGAGCACGGCGAGAACGCGCTCGACGCGATGCGCGCGATCAAGCTCGCGCTCGATCCGCACAACCTGATGAACCCCGGCAAGATCTTCACGACCGACGCATGA
- a CDS encoding cob(I)yrinic acid a,c-diamide adenosyltransferase, translated as MGNRLSKIATRTGDDGTTGLGDGRRVRKSDARIAAIGDVDELNSQLGVLLAEPLPDDVRAALETIQHDLFDLGGELCIPGHRVVGDTHLARLDAWLADYNGRLPPLKEFILPGGARAAGLAHVCRTVCRRAERAIVTLGETEALDAAPRRYVNRLSDLLFVLARILNCSAGGTDVLWVRGRAD; from the coding sequence ATGGGCAACCGCCTGAGCAAGATCGCCACCCGCACCGGCGACGACGGCACCACCGGCCTCGGCGACGGTCGCCGGGTGCGCAAGAGCGACGCGCGGATCGCCGCGATCGGCGACGTCGACGAGTTGAACTCGCAGCTCGGCGTGCTGCTCGCGGAGCCGCTGCCGGACGACGTGCGCGCGGCGCTGGAGACGATCCAGCACGACCTGTTCGACCTGGGTGGCGAGCTGTGCATCCCCGGCCACCGGGTCGTCGGCGATACGCATCTCGCGCGCCTCGACGCCTGGCTGGCCGACTACAACGGCCGGCTGCCGCCGCTCAAGGAGTTCATCCTGCCGGGCGGCGCGCGCGCGGCGGGGCTCGCGCACGTGTGCCGCACCGTGTGCCGGCGCGCCGAGCGCGCGATCGTCACGCTCGGCGAGACCGAGGCGCTCGACGCCGCGCCGCGCCGCTACGTGAACCGGCTGTCGGACCTGCTGTTCGTGCTGGCCCGGATCCTGAACTGCTCGGCGGGCGGGACCGACGTGCTGTGGGTGCGCGGCCGCGCCGATTAG
- the hmpA gene encoding NO-inducible flavohemoprotein: MTQITTEQMARVKATAPVLAEHGATITRHFYQRMFERHPELKNLFNQTHQKTGSQPETLAKAVYAYAANIDNLGVLGGAVTRIAHKHASLNIRPEHYPIVGENLLASIVEVLGDAVDPETLEAWRVAYGQLAQLLIGVEANLYEGAAWSGYRPFRVARKVRESDVITSFYLSPADGGAAPGFEPGQYVTVKRFVGELGVDQPRQYSLSDAPHGRWLRISVKREAGQGEAVPAGRVSTLLHDGVEEGAIVEVTAPMGDFTLARDRATPVVLISAGVGITPMVSMAQTLADEGSAREVRFVHACRSGRMHAFRDWLNALAAAHPNVTRTVFYELVGPDDRAGVEHDAEGRLTLARLERHALVADADYYICGPVGFMKMQRDALVALGVAPARVHTEIFGSGALE, from the coding sequence ATGACGCAGATCACGACAGAGCAGATGGCGCGGGTGAAGGCGACCGCACCGGTTCTCGCGGAGCACGGCGCGACCATCACGCGGCATTTCTACCAGCGCATGTTCGAGCGGCATCCCGAGCTGAAGAACCTGTTCAACCAGACCCACCAGAAGACCGGCAGCCAGCCGGAGACGCTCGCGAAGGCGGTGTATGCCTACGCGGCGAACATCGACAACCTGGGCGTGCTGGGCGGCGCGGTGACGCGGATCGCGCACAAGCACGCGAGCCTGAACATCCGGCCCGAGCACTATCCGATCGTGGGCGAGAACCTGCTCGCCTCGATCGTCGAGGTGCTCGGCGACGCGGTCGATCCGGAGACGCTCGAAGCGTGGCGGGTGGCCTACGGGCAGCTCGCGCAGCTGCTGATCGGCGTCGAGGCCAATCTCTACGAAGGGGCGGCGTGGAGCGGCTACCGGCCGTTCCGGGTCGCGCGCAAGGTGCGCGAGAGCGACGTGATCACGTCGTTCTACCTGAGCCCGGCGGACGGCGGCGCGGCGCCCGGCTTCGAGCCGGGCCAGTACGTGACGGTCAAGCGTTTCGTCGGCGAGCTGGGCGTCGATCAGCCGCGCCAGTACAGCCTGTCCGACGCGCCGCACGGCCGCTGGCTGCGGATCTCGGTGAAGCGCGAGGCGGGGCAGGGCGAGGCGGTGCCGGCGGGGCGGGTGTCGACGCTGCTGCACGACGGCGTCGAGGAAGGTGCGATCGTCGAGGTGACCGCGCCGATGGGCGATTTCACGCTGGCGCGCGACCGCGCGACGCCGGTCGTGCTGATCTCGGCGGGGGTGGGGATCACGCCGATGGTGTCGATGGCGCAGACGCTCGCGGACGAGGGCAGCGCGCGCGAGGTCCGCTTCGTCCACGCGTGCCGCTCGGGGCGCATGCATGCATTCCGCGACTGGCTCAACGCGCTGGCCGCTGCGCATCCGAACGTCACGCGCACGGTGTTCTACGAGCTGGTCGGGCCGGACGACCGCGCGGGCGTCGAGCACGACGCGGAAGGGCGGCTCACGCTGGCGCGGCTCGAGCGGCATGCGCTCGTGGCGGACGCCGATTACTACATCTGCGGGCCGGTGGGATTCATGAAGATGCAGCGCGATGCGCTCGTCGCGCTCGGCGTGGCGCCGGCACGCGTGCATACCGAGATCTTCGGTTCGGGCGCGCTGGAGTGA
- the aroG gene encoding 3-deoxy-7-phosphoheptulonate synthase AroG — protein sequence MPPHNTDDVRIRELKELTPPAHLIREFACSEAASELIYNARQSLHRILHGMDDRLIVIIGPCSIHDTQAALEYAGRLAKERQRFAGELEIVMRVYFEKPRTTVGWKGLINDPHLDNSFKINDGLRIARELLMHINEMGLPAGTEYLDMISPQYIADLISWGAIGARTTESQVHRELASGLSCPVGFKNGTDGNVKIAVDAIKAASQPHHFLSVTKGGHSAIVSTAGNEDCHVILRGGKTPNYDADSVNAACGDIGKAGLAARLMIDASHANSSKRHENQIPVCADIGRQLAAGDERIVGVMVESHLVAGRQDLQEGCTLTYGQSITDACIDWDESVKVLEGLAEAVKARRVARGSGN from the coding sequence ATGCCCCCGCACAATACCGATGACGTCCGTATCCGCGAACTGAAGGAACTGACGCCGCCCGCCCACCTGATCCGCGAGTTCGCGTGCAGCGAGGCCGCGTCCGAGCTGATCTACAACGCGCGTCAATCGCTGCACCGGATCCTGCACGGCATGGACGACCGCCTGATCGTGATCATCGGGCCGTGCTCGATCCACGACACCCAGGCGGCGCTCGAATACGCGGGCCGGCTCGCCAAGGAACGCCAGCGCTTCGCGGGCGAGTTGGAGATCGTGATGCGCGTGTACTTCGAGAAGCCGCGCACCACGGTCGGCTGGAAGGGGCTCATCAACGATCCGCACCTCGACAACAGCTTCAAGATCAACGACGGCCTGCGCATCGCGCGCGAGCTGCTGATGCACATCAACGAGATGGGCCTGCCCGCCGGCACCGAATACCTCGACATGATCAGCCCGCAATACATCGCGGACCTGATCTCGTGGGGCGCGATCGGCGCGCGCACCACCGAGTCGCAGGTGCATCGCGAGCTGGCGTCGGGGCTGTCGTGTCCGGTCGGCTTCAAGAACGGCACCGACGGCAACGTGAAGATCGCGGTCGACGCGATCAAGGCGGCGTCGCAGCCGCACCATTTCCTGTCGGTGACGAAGGGCGGCCATTCAGCGATCGTGTCGACGGCGGGCAACGAGGATTGCCACGTGATCCTGCGCGGCGGCAAGACCCCGAACTACGATGCGGACAGCGTGAACGCCGCGTGCGGCGACATCGGCAAGGCGGGCCTCGCCGCGCGCCTGATGATCGATGCGAGCCACGCGAACAGCTCGAAGCGGCACGAGAACCAGATTCCCGTGTGCGCGGACATCGGCCGCCAGCTCGCGGCCGGCGACGAGCGGATCGTCGGCGTGATGGTGGAGTCGCATCTGGTGGCCGGCCGCCAGGACCTGCAGGAAGGCTGCACGCTGACCTACGGCCAGAGCATCACCGACGCCTGCATCGACTGGGACGAGAGCGTGAAGGTGCTCGAAGGCCTCGCGGAAGCGGTGAAGGCGCGCCGCGTCGCGCGCGGCAGCGGGAACTGA